The following proteins are co-located in the Paludibaculum fermentans genome:
- the pgl gene encoding 6-phosphogluconolactonase produces MTDRIHVFSDAQGAAEGCARAIADRLNEAIALRGTASLAVSGGSTPKLMFREMVELGLDWSKIQLFWVDERVVPPTDDQSNYRMTRENLIVPGHLPETQVHRVRGEMEAVAAAALYQSEIEAALGPEPRFDVVQCGVGDDGHTASLFPGEPMVADRIGLVAALWVAKKNQWRVTLLPKPILAARSLYVLSSGADKAVAVQSALQGPDNPLGVPSQMLRDAEWFSDAAAVQHLA; encoded by the coding sequence ATGACCGATCGAATCCACGTATTCAGCGACGCCCAGGGCGCGGCGGAAGGCTGCGCCCGGGCGATCGCTGACCGCCTGAACGAAGCCATTGCCCTGCGCGGCACGGCCTCGCTCGCCGTATCCGGCGGCAGCACGCCCAAGCTCATGTTCCGCGAGATGGTCGAATTGGGCCTCGATTGGTCGAAAATCCAGCTCTTCTGGGTGGACGAGCGCGTCGTCCCGCCCACCGACGACCAGAGCAACTACCGCATGACCCGCGAAAACCTGATCGTCCCGGGCCATTTGCCCGAGACCCAGGTCCACCGCGTTCGCGGCGAAATGGAAGCCGTCGCGGCCGCCGCGCTCTACCAGAGCGAAATCGAAGCCGCTCTCGGTCCGGAGCCTCGCTTTGACGTGGTCCAATGCGGAGTCGGCGACGACGGCCACACCGCGTCGCTCTTCCCCGGAGAACCCATGGTGGCCGACCGCATCGGCCTCGTGGCCGCCCTCTGGGTCGCCAAGAAGAACCAGTGGCGCGTCACCCTGCTTCCGAAACCCATCCTGGCCGCACGCAGCCTGTATGTCCTCTCCAGCGGAGCCGATAAGGCCGTCGCCGTCCAGTCGGCCCTGCAGGGCCCGGACAATCCCCTGGGCGTCCCCTCCCAAATGCTCCGCGACGCCGAATGGTTCAGCGACGCGGCCGCCGTGCAACATCTCGCATAA
- a CDS encoding BlaI/MecI/CopY family transcriptional regulator: MRPTASELEILGVLWEQGPSTVRQVHEVLDGRKPTGYTTVLKLLQIMSEKGLVAREESARAHVYRAAAAREETQGQLVGDLVDRAFGGSAAELVMRALSTRPASQEELDEIRRMLDSYRGGAV, translated from the coding sequence GTGAGACCAACCGCATCGGAATTAGAGATCCTCGGTGTGCTTTGGGAGCAGGGCCCCAGCACCGTGAGGCAGGTCCATGAAGTGCTGGATGGCCGCAAGCCAACCGGCTACACCACTGTCCTGAAGCTCCTGCAAATCATGTCGGAAAAAGGACTTGTCGCGCGGGAGGAGTCTGCCCGCGCCCACGTCTACCGTGCCGCGGCGGCGCGCGAGGAGACTCAGGGCCAGCTTGTGGGCGACCTCGTCGACCGCGCCTTTGGCGGCAGCGCGGCCGAACTCGTCATGCGCGCCCTTTCTACCCGCCCCGCGTCTCAGGAAGAGTTGGACGAGATCCGCAGGATGCTCGATTCCTATCGGGGAGGGGCCGTATGA